From Rutidosis leptorrhynchoides isolate AG116_Rl617_1_P2 chromosome 3, CSIRO_AGI_Rlap_v1, whole genome shotgun sequence, a single genomic window includes:
- the LOC139899603 gene encoding uncharacterized protein isoform X3, with protein sequence MMAEEQVISVWWDIDSCEIPEDCRTSLIRSNIQSALVKEGYIGAIEFFAVEVKDDLITSRISPNYNHKAHFCQTTQISTVFHLSNRNRKHKSRNSERKRVKDDMMAKETVSVWWDMESCKIPEGCDTSLIRSNIESALLNERYSGTEFFAFGYRKTLTEIDDEVQGLKTTGFSLDYIPEDEEGTIKDYMYNKMLLWAIDNKKENTSHTILLISAE encoded by the exons ATGATGGCCGAAGAACAGGTTATATCAGTCTGGTGGGATATCGATAGTTGCGAAATACCAGAAGATTGTAGAACGTCGTTGATTCGATCAAATATACAGTCTGCATTGGTAAAGGAGGGTTACATAGGAGCCATTGAATTTTTCGCAGTTGAAGTAAAAGATGATCTTATAACTAGTAGAATCTCCCCAAATTATAATCATAAAG CCCATTTCTGCCAAACAACACAGATCTCAACAGTTTTTCATTTAAGTAATAGAAATCGAAAGCACAAATCCCGCAATTCCGAGCGTAAACGTGTTAAAG ACGATATGATGGCCAAAGAAACGGTTTCAGTCTGGTGGGATATGGAAAGTTGCAAAATACCTGAAGGTTGTGACACGTCGTTGATTAGATCAAATATAGAGTCTGCATTGCTAAATGAGAGATACAGTGGCACTGAATTTTTTGCGTTTGGTTATCGTAAAACACTTACAGAGATCGATGATGAAGTACAAGGTCTTAAAACTACTGGATTCTCCCTTGATTATATTCCTGAAGATGAAGAAG GTACAATCAAGGATTATATGTATAACAAAATGTTACTTTGGGCCATCGATAACAAGAAGGAGAACACCTCACACACTATCTTGTTGATTTCTG CGGAGTAG
- the LOC139899603 gene encoding uncharacterized protein isoform X2 has protein sequence MMAEEQVISVWWDIDSCEIPEDCRTSLIRSNIQSALVKEGYIGAIEFFAVEVKDDLITSRISPNYNHKDDMMAKETVSVWWDMESCKIPEGCDTSLIRSNIESALLNERYSGTEFFAFGYRKTLTEIDDEVQGLKTTGFSLDYIPEDEEGTIKDYMYNKMLLWAIDNKKENTSHTILLISGDRYFFHSLHDLIARNVAILLAQPDTTNPLCNTAE, from the exons ATGATGGCCGAAGAACAGGTTATATCAGTCTGGTGGGATATCGATAGTTGCGAAATACCAGAAGATTGTAGAACGTCGTTGATTCGATCAAATATACAGTCTGCATTGGTAAAGGAGGGTTACATAGGAGCCATTGAATTTTTCGCAGTTGAAGTAAAAGATGATCTTATAACTAGTAGAATCTCCCCAAATTATAATCATAAAG ACGATATGATGGCCAAAGAAACGGTTTCAGTCTGGTGGGATATGGAAAGTTGCAAAATACCTGAAGGTTGTGACACGTCGTTGATTAGATCAAATATAGAGTCTGCATTGCTAAATGAGAGATACAGTGGCACTGAATTTTTTGCGTTTGGTTATCGTAAAACACTTACAGAGATCGATGATGAAGTACAAGGTCTTAAAACTACTGGATTCTCCCTTGATTATATTCCTGAAGATGAAGAAG GTACAATCAAGGATTATATGTATAACAAAATGTTACTTTGGGCCATCGATAACAAGAAGGAGAACACCTCACACACTATCTTGTTGATTTCTGGTGACCGTTACTTCTTTCACTCTCTACATGACCTAATCGCGAGGAACGTGGCTATTCTATTAGCTCAACCTGATACAACTAACCCTCTCTGTAATACAGCGGAGTAG
- the LOC139899605 gene encoding uncharacterized protein isoform X2 — protein MGCVGVLLKNYRWMLENISFCIDIPIVAFGSRAHLEKKALATRKWYRNCLMKGPHVVVLSAAGPGVRDTQCGFKMFTRAAARKLLTNIRLKRWCFDVELVYLSKYFNIPMIEIPVTWSEIPGSKVSMLSIINMLWEMTLMSQGYRAGIWKISKRDS, from the exons ATGGGATGCGTTGGAGTGCTACTTAAAAACTACCGATGGATGCTCGAAAATATTAGCTTCTGCATTG ATATCCCTATTGTGGCATTTGGATCTCGTGCCCATTTGGAGAAGAAAGCTCTAGCTACA AGGAAATGGTACCGCAACTGTTTGATGAAAGGGCCCCATGTTGTGGTTCTCTCAGCTGCTGGCCCTGGCGTTCGTGATACACAG TGTGGTTTTAAGATGTTCACTAGAGCTGCTGCAAGGAAACTTTTAACTAATATCCGCTTAAAAAG GTGGTGCTTTGATGTCGAATTAGTTTATTTGAGCAAATACTTTAACATCCCGATGATAGAGATACCTGTAACCTGGTCTGAAATTCCGGGATCGAAGGTGAGTATGTTAAGCATTATCAACATGCTGTGGGAAATGACTCTCATGTCCCAAGGATATAGAGCTGGTATCTGGAAAATAAGCAAGCGAGATTCTTAA
- the LOC139899788 gene encoding uncharacterized mitochondrial protein AtMg00810-like produces MEDLTLFSLLADCQENKVLKLKRALYGLKQAPRAWNSRIDKYFQQNGFTKCPHEHALYTKVSKEGDVMIVCLYVDDLIFTGSNPKMFEEFKKAMVREFEMTDIGLMAYYLGIEVKQKKEGIFISQEGYASEVLKKFKMNECKTMNTPVDCNLKLSKDDEGYLVDPTQYKSLVGSLRYLTCTRPDILYGVGLVSRYMEAPTINHLKAAKRILRYIKGTIDYGLFYSPSNHFKLVGYSDSDWAGDKDDRKSTSGFVFYMGDTAFTWSSKKQPIVTLSTCEAEFVAATSCTCHAIWLRKLLNELKFFQKEPTEIYVDNKSAIALAKNPVFHDRSKHIDTKYHYIRECVTNKEVQIKYAKSLDQVADIFTKPLKHETFQRLRNMLGVTKSSLRGAVGN; encoded by the exons ATGGAGGATCTAACATTGTTTagccttcttgccgatt gccaagagaataaggtgctaaaattgaaaagggccttatatgggttgaagcaagcgcctcgagcatggaatagcaggatagacaagtatttccaacagaatggctttacaaaatgcccacatgagcatgctctctataccaaagtaagcaaggaaggagatgttatgattgtgtgcctatatgtggatgacttgatattcactggcagtaatcccaaaatgtttgaggagttcaagaaagcaatggttcgggagttcgagatgaccgacattggacttatggcttactatcttgggatcgaggtaaaacaaaagaaagaaggaatattcatatcccaagaaggttatgcgagtgaggtgctcaagaagtttaagatgaatgaatGCAAGAcaatgaacacaccggtggattgcaatctcaaattgtcaaaagatgatgaaggatacttggtggacccaacacaatacaagagtttggttggaagtctgagatacctaacctgcacgaggccagatattctctacggagttggactagtaagtcgatacatggaagcacctacaataaatcacttgaaggcagccaagaggatacttcgctacatcaaaggtacgattgactatggcctgttttattcgccttctaatcacttcaagctagttggatacagtgatagtgattgggctggagacaaagatgatcgtaagagtacgagtggtttcgtgttctatatgggagatacggcgttcacatggagctcgaagaagcaacccattgtgactctgtcaacgtgtgaagccgagtttgttgcagcaacatcgtgcacctgtcatgcaatatggctcaggaagttactaaatgagcttaagttttttcaaaaggaacctacagagatatatgtggataacaagtctgcgattgctctagcaaagaatccagtcttccatgatcgaagcaaacacatcgatacaaaataccattacataagggagtgtgttacaaataaagaggtgcagataaagtacgcgaagtcacttgaccaagttgctgatattttcacaaagcccctaaaacacgagacatttcagagattacggaatatgctcggagtgacgaaatcaagtttaaggggggctgttggaaactaa
- the LOC139899603 gene encoding uncharacterized protein isoform X4 produces MMAEEQVISVWWDIDSCEIPEDCRTSLIRSNIQSALVKEGYIGAIEFFAVEVKDDLITSRISPNYNHKAHFCQTTQISTVFHLSNRNRKHKSRNSERKRVKDDMMAKETVSVWWDMESCKIPEEIDDEVQGLKTTGFSLDYIPEDEEGTIKDYMYNKMLLWAIDNKKENTSHTILLISGDRYFFHSLHDLIARNVAILLAQPDTTNPLCNTAE; encoded by the exons ATGATGGCCGAAGAACAGGTTATATCAGTCTGGTGGGATATCGATAGTTGCGAAATACCAGAAGATTGTAGAACGTCGTTGATTCGATCAAATATACAGTCTGCATTGGTAAAGGAGGGTTACATAGGAGCCATTGAATTTTTCGCAGTTGAAGTAAAAGATGATCTTATAACTAGTAGAATCTCCCCAAATTATAATCATAAAG CCCATTTCTGCCAAACAACACAGATCTCAACAGTTTTTCATTTAAGTAATAGAAATCGAAAGCACAAATCCCGCAATTCCGAGCGTAAACGTGTTAAAG ACGATATGATGGCCAAAGAAACGGTTTCAGTCTGGTGGGATATGGAAAGTTGCAAAATACCTGAAG AGATCGATGATGAAGTACAAGGTCTTAAAACTACTGGATTCTCCCTTGATTATATTCCTGAAGATGAAGAAG GTACAATCAAGGATTATATGTATAACAAAATGTTACTTTGGGCCATCGATAACAAGAAGGAGAACACCTCACACACTATCTTGTTGATTTCTGGTGACCGTTACTTCTTTCACTCTCTACATGACCTAATCGCGAGGAACGTGGCTATTCTATTAGCTCAACCTGATACAACTAACCCTCTCTGTAATACAGCGGAGTAG
- the LOC139899605 gene encoding uncharacterized protein isoform X1 has translation MGCVGVLLKNYRWMLENISFCIGFADIPIVAFGSRAHLEKKALATRKWYRNCLMKGPHVVVLSAAGPGVRDTQCGFKMFTRAAARKLLTNIRLKRWCFDVELVYLSKYFNIPMIEIPVTWSEIPGSKVSMLSIINMLWEMTLMSQGYRAGIWKISKRDS, from the exons ATGGGATGCGTTGGAGTGCTACTTAAAAACTACCGATGGATGCTCGAAAATATTAGCTTCTGCATTG GATTTGCAGATATCCCTATTGTGGCATTTGGATCTCGTGCCCATTTGGAGAAGAAAGCTCTAGCTACA AGGAAATGGTACCGCAACTGTTTGATGAAAGGGCCCCATGTTGTGGTTCTCTCAGCTGCTGGCCCTGGCGTTCGTGATACACAG TGTGGTTTTAAGATGTTCACTAGAGCTGCTGCAAGGAAACTTTTAACTAATATCCGCTTAAAAAG GTGGTGCTTTGATGTCGAATTAGTTTATTTGAGCAAATACTTTAACATCCCGATGATAGAGATACCTGTAACCTGGTCTGAAATTCCGGGATCGAAGGTGAGTATGTTAAGCATTATCAACATGCTGTGGGAAATGACTCTCATGTCCCAAGGATATAGAGCTGGTATCTGGAAAATAAGCAAGCGAGATTCTTAA
- the LOC139899603 gene encoding uncharacterized protein isoform X1: MMAEEQVISVWWDIDSCEIPEDCRTSLIRSNIQSALVKEGYIGAIEFFAVEVKDDLITSRISPNYNHKAHFCQTTQISTVFHLSNRNRKHKSRNSERKRVKDDMMAKETVSVWWDMESCKIPEGCDTSLIRSNIESALLNERYSGTEFFAFGYRKTLTEIDDEVQGLKTTGFSLDYIPEDEEGTIKDYMYNKMLLWAIDNKKENTSHTILLISGDRYFFHSLHDLIARNVAILLAQPDTTNPLCNTAE, translated from the exons ATGATGGCCGAAGAACAGGTTATATCAGTCTGGTGGGATATCGATAGTTGCGAAATACCAGAAGATTGTAGAACGTCGTTGATTCGATCAAATATACAGTCTGCATTGGTAAAGGAGGGTTACATAGGAGCCATTGAATTTTTCGCAGTTGAAGTAAAAGATGATCTTATAACTAGTAGAATCTCCCCAAATTATAATCATAAAG CCCATTTCTGCCAAACAACACAGATCTCAACAGTTTTTCATTTAAGTAATAGAAATCGAAAGCACAAATCCCGCAATTCCGAGCGTAAACGTGTTAAAG ACGATATGATGGCCAAAGAAACGGTTTCAGTCTGGTGGGATATGGAAAGTTGCAAAATACCTGAAGGTTGTGACACGTCGTTGATTAGATCAAATATAGAGTCTGCATTGCTAAATGAGAGATACAGTGGCACTGAATTTTTTGCGTTTGGTTATCGTAAAACACTTACAGAGATCGATGATGAAGTACAAGGTCTTAAAACTACTGGATTCTCCCTTGATTATATTCCTGAAGATGAAGAAG GTACAATCAAGGATTATATGTATAACAAAATGTTACTTTGGGCCATCGATAACAAGAAGGAGAACACCTCACACACTATCTTGTTGATTTCTGGTGACCGTTACTTCTTTCACTCTCTACATGACCTAATCGCGAGGAACGTGGCTATTCTATTAGCTCAACCTGATACAACTAACCCTCTCTGTAATACAGCGGAGTAG